A genomic segment from Sulfuritalea hydrogenivorans sk43H encodes:
- a CDS encoding glycosyltransferase family protein, translating into MASILYAWEFGAGLGHMGVFLPLARELRDAGHEVHWMVTQPTVAGDLLANEGFTWIAAPTVQESIRPGPPLTYADILLRFGYADPRALFGLVGAWREAMRLTGAELVLADHAPTAVLAARTLGLPVMLFSNGFTAPPRRSPLPNMRPWSPVPEQTISQLDFAALAAVNTVLARHHCAPMKQLADLFDVAEEALVTFPELDHYADRGPARYWGSLPSAGAGRPVEWPTGEGKRVFAYLRPECMHHEALLVALHALGQSTAIYFPGMNPALQSRFAAPHMRFLDHPADMEQMTREADIGITYSSLATTTAFLLAGKPLLLLPWHLEQFMLARRVEEMGAGRLVNPEQPPGDLRAVLADLIDNPVWRGNARAFAAKYAAFDQQAVTGNLVRRIAEMLDDTTRTTP; encoded by the coding sequence ATGGCATCCATCCTGTATGCGTGGGAATTCGGCGCGGGACTGGGCCACATGGGAGTATTCCTGCCCCTGGCGCGCGAACTGCGGGACGCCGGACACGAGGTCCACTGGATGGTGACGCAACCGACGGTGGCAGGCGACCTCCTCGCCAACGAAGGTTTCACCTGGATCGCGGCCCCGACCGTGCAGGAGAGCATCCGGCCGGGCCCGCCCCTCACGTATGCCGATATCCTGCTGCGCTTCGGCTACGCCGATCCACGCGCCCTGTTCGGCCTGGTCGGAGCCTGGCGCGAAGCCATGCGCCTGACCGGCGCCGAACTGGTGCTGGCGGACCACGCACCGACGGCAGTGCTCGCGGCGCGTACCCTGGGCCTCCCCGTCATGCTGTTCTCCAATGGCTTCACGGCCCCGCCGCGGCGCAGCCCCCTGCCCAACATGCGACCATGGAGCCCGGTGCCGGAGCAAACGATCAGCCAACTCGACTTCGCCGCGCTCGCTGCCGTCAATACGGTGCTGGCGCGCCACCATTGCGCCCCGATGAAACAACTGGCCGACCTGTTCGACGTCGCCGAGGAAGCGCTGGTGACCTTCCCCGAACTCGACCACTACGCCGACCGCGGGCCGGCCCGCTACTGGGGCAGCCTGCCCAGCGCGGGCGCCGGCCGGCCGGTCGAATGGCCGACGGGCGAAGGCAAACGCGTGTTCGCCTATCTGCGTCCCGAATGCATGCACCACGAAGCGCTGCTGGTCGCATTGCATGCACTTGGCCAGTCGACCGCCATCTATTTCCCCGGCATGAACCCGGCCTTGCAGTCGCGCTTTGCAGCACCGCACATGCGCTTTCTCGACCATCCCGCCGACATGGAACAGATGACGCGGGAAGCCGACATCGGCATCACCTACTCCAGCCTCGCGACCACCACGGCCTTCCTGCTTGCCGGCAAGCCCTTGCTGCTGCTGCCCTGGCATCTCGAACAGTTCATGCTGGCGCGCCGTGTCGAGGAAATGGGCGCAGGACGCCTGGTCAATCCGGAACAGCCGCCGGGCGATCTGCGCGCCGTGCTCGCCGACCTGATCGATAATCCGGTTTGGCGCGGCAACGCCCGGGCCTTTGCCGCCAAGTACGCTGCGTTCGACCAGCAGGCAGTCACCGGCAATCTTGTACGCCGCATTGCTGAAATGCTCGATGACACAACCAGGACAACGCCATGA
- the ruvA gene encoding Holliday junction branch migration protein RuvA, which translates to MIGRITGTLIEKNPPAITVDVHGLGYEVDVPMSTFYNLPASGEKVSLHTHLIVREDGHFLYGFASEAERAAFRQLLKISGIGARTALAVLSGMSVTELAQAVTLQEAGRLTKVPGIGKKTAERLLLELRDRLPKTLSSGGARVGAGDTATDAASDIMNALLALGYNEREALAAMKGLTPEVSVSDGIRAALKLLSKSS; encoded by the coding sequence ATGATCGGTCGCATCACCGGAACCCTCATTGAAAAGAATCCGCCCGCCATCACGGTGGATGTGCACGGACTCGGCTACGAAGTCGATGTGCCGATGAGCACTTTCTACAACCTGCCGGCCAGCGGCGAGAAAGTCTCGCTGCACACGCACCTGATCGTGCGCGAGGACGGCCACTTCCTCTACGGCTTCGCCTCGGAAGCGGAGCGCGCCGCCTTTCGCCAGTTGCTGAAGATCTCCGGCATCGGCGCGCGCACGGCGCTCGCGGTGCTCTCCGGCATGTCGGTGACGGAACTGGCGCAGGCGGTCACGCTGCAGGAAGCCGGACGGCTGACCAAGGTGCCGGGCATCGGCAAGAAGACCGCCGAGCGCCTGCTGCTGGAACTGCGCGACCGGCTGCCGAAGACATTGTCGAGCGGAGGTGCAAGAGTCGGCGCTGGCGACACGGCGACCGATGCCGCCTCCGACATCATGAACGCCCTGCTGGCGCTGGGCTACAACGAACGCGAGGCGCTCGCGGCCATGAAGGGACTGACTCCCGAGGTTTCCGTCTCCGACGGCATCCGCGCGGCGCTGAAACTGCTGTCTAAGTCGTCGTAG
- the ruvB gene encoding Holliday junction branch migration DNA helicase RuvB, whose translation MSIQTDKFAEPSPERLISAGRESTQEDALERALRPKQLADYVGQQKIRGQLEIFIEAAKRRAESMDHVLLFGPPGLGKTTLAHIIAREMGVNLRQTSGPVLERAGDLAAMLTNLEPNDVLFIDEIHRLSPVVEEILYPALEDFQIDIMIGEGPSARSVKLDLPPFTLIGATTRAGMLTNPLRDRFGIVARLEFYTPEELALIVRRSAHLLNCDIVEEGAVEIAKRSRGTPRISNRLLRRVRDFAEVKADGTITRAVADAALTMLDVDHLGLDVMDRKLLGAMLEKFGGGPVGVDNLAAAIGEARDTIEDVLEPYLIQQGYLQRTPRGRVATASIWRHFGLTSPNTNPNGALWEP comes from the coding sequence ATGAGCATCCAGACCGACAAATTCGCCGAGCCCTCGCCCGAGCGCCTGATCTCGGCAGGCCGCGAATCGACGCAGGAAGACGCGCTCGAACGCGCCCTGCGGCCCAAGCAACTGGCCGATTACGTCGGCCAGCAGAAAATCCGCGGCCAGCTCGAAATCTTCATCGAGGCCGCCAAGCGGCGCGCCGAATCGATGGACCACGTGCTGCTGTTCGGCCCGCCGGGCCTGGGCAAGACCACGCTGGCGCACATCATCGCCCGCGAGATGGGTGTCAACCTGCGCCAGACCTCGGGGCCGGTGCTGGAGCGCGCCGGCGATCTGGCCGCGATGCTGACCAACCTCGAGCCGAACGATGTCCTGTTCATCGACGAAATCCATCGCCTCTCGCCGGTAGTCGAGGAAATCCTCTACCCCGCGCTGGAGGATTTCCAGATCGACATCATGATCGGCGAAGGGCCGTCGGCGCGTTCGGTCAAGCTCGACCTGCCGCCCTTCACCCTGATCGGCGCCACCACCCGCGCCGGCATGCTGACCAACCCGCTGCGCGACCGCTTCGGCATCGTCGCCCGGCTGGAGTTCTACACGCCGGAAGAACTCGCCCTCATCGTGCGCCGCTCGGCCCACCTGCTCAACTGCGACATCGTCGAAGAAGGCGCGGTCGAGATCGCCAAGCGCAGCCGCGGCACGCCGCGCATCTCCAACCGCCTGCTGCGCCGCGTGCGCGATTTCGCCGAGGTCAAGGCCGATGGCACCATCACGCGCGCCGTGGCCGACGCAGCACTGACCATGCTCGACGTCGACCACCTCGGCCTCGACGTCATGGACCGCAAGCTGCTCGGTGCCATGCTGGAGAAATTCGGCGGCGGCCCGGTCGGCGTGGACAACCTCGCCGCCGCCATCGGCGAGGCGCGCGACACCATCGAGGACGTGCTGGAGCCCTACCTGATCCAGCAGGGCTACCTGCAGCGCACGCCGCGCGGACGGGTGGCGACGGCCAGCATCTGGCGGCATTTCGGGCTGACGTCGCCGAACACCAATCCGAATGGCGCCCTCTGGGAGCCCTGA
- a CDS encoding galactosyltransferase-related protein: MKPSGTADAAPAICFIVTCKGRLHHLRQTLPTLVTQAGAECVVVDYDCPDHAYLWVSEHFPNVRIARVLDAPTFNLSRARNIGAMVAKAPWLCFIDADIALAGDFSVRVIPMLLADHFYRPQPMPWDACGTVICPRDRFMAVEGYDEAIEGWGGEDDDLYRRLMLAGCPSGAFPGELLATLTHHDSERVEHYAIKNRWLNQRVNFLYLHIKYDLERQVGPQALTLAARRNIHAEVARTLLADAERGATSSRIEVNIPDRIEVPLDPRWRLKRQWVYTIESNAEAAAPIPPLAPDLTASAFPASAYLAAHAVAKLHLGCGTRVLDGWLNVDIEPCSPQVLRLDATQPFPFADASFDYLFSEHMIEHLSYPQGLQMLTECRRVLKPGGVLRIATPDLAFLVALYGTGKSALQNAYLEWARARFIAWAPEASDTFVINNFVRDWGHQFVYDAKTLHRALHDAGFTAPVACEINTSSHDALCGLEHLERMPEGFLRLETMIFEAARG; encoded by the coding sequence GTGAAACCGTCAGGCACCGCCGACGCTGCTCCCGCGATCTGCTTCATCGTCACCTGCAAAGGGCGTCTGCATCACCTGCGGCAGACGCTTCCGACACTCGTGACACAGGCCGGGGCCGAGTGTGTCGTAGTGGACTATGACTGCCCCGACCATGCCTATCTCTGGGTGAGCGAGCACTTCCCGAATGTGCGGATAGCTCGCGTTCTTGACGCACCGACGTTCAACCTGTCGCGGGCGAGGAACATTGGTGCCATGGTGGCCAAGGCACCCTGGCTCTGCTTTATCGATGCCGACATCGCGCTCGCAGGCGATTTTTCCGTCCGCGTCATCCCGATGCTGCTCGCTGACCACTTTTATCGTCCGCAGCCGATGCCCTGGGATGCCTGTGGAACAGTGATCTGTCCGCGCGACCGTTTCATGGCGGTCGAGGGCTACGACGAAGCGATCGAGGGCTGGGGCGGGGAGGACGATGATCTGTATCGTCGACTGATGTTGGCCGGTTGCCCGTCAGGCGCATTCCCCGGTGAACTGCTGGCGACGCTGACCCATCACGACAGCGAGCGAGTCGAGCACTATGCAATCAAGAACCGCTGGCTCAATCAGCGCGTCAATTTTCTCTACCTGCACATCAAGTACGACCTCGAACGCCAAGTCGGGCCGCAAGCTCTGACTCTCGCCGCGCGCCGCAACATTCACGCCGAAGTGGCGCGCACGCTGCTCGCGGATGCCGAGCGTGGCGCGACGAGTTCGCGCATCGAGGTCAACATCCCCGATCGGATCGAAGTGCCGCTCGACCCCCGCTGGCGGCTCAAGCGCCAATGGGTCTACACGATCGAAAGCAACGCCGAGGCAGCGGCGCCGATACCACCGCTCGCGCCAGACTTGACCGCCTCCGCCTTCCCGGCCTCGGCGTACCTGGCTGCCCATGCCGTGGCCAAGCTGCACCTCGGCTGTGGCACGCGCGTGCTCGATGGATGGCTGAACGTCGACATTGAACCTTGCTCACCACAAGTGCTGCGCCTGGACGCGACGCAGCCATTTCCATTCGCCGATGCCTCCTTCGACTATCTGTTCAGCGAACACATGATTGAGCATCTGAGCTATCCGCAAGGGCTGCAAATGCTCACCGAATGCCGGCGCGTGCTCAAGCCCGGCGGCGTGTTGCGCATTGCCACGCCCGACCTGGCCTTTCTTGTCGCCCTCTACGGTACCGGGAAATCAGCACTGCAGAATGCATACCTTGAATGGGCGCGCGCGCGTTTCATCGCCTGGGCACCGGAAGCCAGCGATACCTTTGTCATCAACAACTTCGTCCGCGACTGGGGGCACCAGTTCGTTTACGACGCCAAGACGCTGCATCGTGCCTTGCACGATGCCGGTTTCACCGCCCCCGTCGCCTGTGAAATCAATACCAGCAGCCACGATGCACTGTGCGGGCTGGAGCATCTGGAGCGCATGCCCGAGGGCTTTCTCCGCCTGGAGACAATGATCTTCGAGGCCGCCAGAGGCTGA
- a CDS encoding class I SAM-dependent methyltransferase, translating into MFSSTLNKLANHHGSDKGSTVADRHRYAQLYDVLFHNERDSARKVVELGLARGGPEAPIGGAVERHCGSPSVAMWIEYFPKAAIYGFDITDFAHLEKHFERFRFLRGDCGNPVDLARLAALTGNDVDIIIDDASHASFHQQLALRELFGSLRSGGLYVIEDLHWQPPHIESRLPPTPKTMDWLAAFREGTGLLSSVWTKEAIHALFGTVASAVVLTDLQVPGSRYRNALALLRKA; encoded by the coding sequence ATGTTCTCCTCGACGCTGAACAAGCTGGCAAACCATCATGGCTCCGACAAGGGCAGCACGGTGGCCGACCGGCATCGCTATGCGCAGTTATACGATGTGCTGTTTCACAATGAGCGCGACAGCGCCCGCAAGGTCGTAGAACTCGGACTGGCGCGAGGCGGCCCGGAGGCGCCGATAGGCGGCGCGGTAGAGCGGCATTGCGGCTCGCCCAGCGTGGCGATGTGGATCGAGTACTTTCCAAAGGCAGCGATCTACGGCTTCGACATCACCGACTTTGCCCACCTTGAAAAACATTTCGAGCGCTTCCGCTTCCTCCGCGGCGACTGTGGAAATCCTGTCGATCTTGCGCGCCTTGCGGCGCTGACGGGCAATGACGTCGATATCATCATCGACGATGCCTCCCATGCTTCGTTTCACCAGCAGCTGGCACTGCGCGAGCTGTTCGGCTCCCTGCGCAGCGGTGGCCTCTACGTGATCGAGGATCTACACTGGCAACCGCCGCACATCGAATCGCGGTTGCCTCCGACACCCAAAACCATGGACTGGCTGGCGGCATTTCGCGAAGGCACCGGCCTGCTGTCGAGCGTATGGACCAAAGAGGCGATACATGCGCTGTTCGGCACCGTGGCCTCGGCCGTCGTCCTCACCGACCTCCAAGTCCCGGGAAGCCGGTATCGCAACGCCTTGGCGCTGCTGCGCAAGGCCTGA
- the ybgC gene encoding tol-pal system-associated acyl-CoA thioesterase — protein MQVRVYYEDTDAAGIVYYANYLRFIERGRTELLRTLGHDQNALMKEGIAFAVRSASVEFLKPARLDDLLTVETDIASLGRAQATFAQRVLRGHELLLDAKIRVACIDPTSGRPRAMPRPMHDQLAALTKVSQ, from the coding sequence ATGCAAGTCCGCGTCTACTACGAAGACACCGATGCCGCCGGCATTGTCTACTACGCGAACTACCTGCGTTTCATCGAGCGCGGACGCACCGAATTGCTGCGGACGCTGGGCCACGACCAGAATGCGCTCATGAAGGAAGGCATCGCCTTCGCGGTACGCTCGGCCAGCGTCGAATTCCTCAAGCCGGCGCGGCTCGACGACCTGCTCACGGTTGAAACCGACATTGCCTCCCTCGGGCGGGCGCAGGCGACCTTCGCCCAGCGCGTGCTGCGCGGACATGAACTCCTGCTTGATGCGAAAATACGCGTCGCCTGCATCGACCCGACAAGCGGCAGGCCGCGAGCCATGCCGCGCCCAATGCACGATCAACTGGCTGCCCTGACGAAAGTTTCCCAATGA
- the tolQ gene encoding protein TolQ → MNITQDLSIIELIIHASLVVKLVMALLTLVSLTSWYWIFRKAFAIRDARTRTDKFERDFWSGGDLNALYQSAVNDRHHSGALERIFEAGYREFTKLRGQKTIDPTAVVDGARRGMRATYQREIDDLEAHLAFLASVGSVSPYVGLFGTVWGIMHAFRGLANMSTATLSAVAPGIAEALVATAIGLFAAIPAVIAYNRFAHDVDRLAVRFESFMEEFSNILQRQMR, encoded by the coding sequence ATGAACATCACGCAAGACCTTTCCATCATCGAACTCATCATCCACGCCAGCCTGGTGGTCAAGCTGGTGATGGCGCTGCTGACGCTGGTGTCGCTGACTTCCTGGTACTGGATTTTCCGCAAGGCCTTCGCCATCCGCGACGCGCGGACCAGGACCGACAAGTTCGAGCGTGATTTCTGGAGCGGCGGCGACCTCAACGCGCTCTACCAGAGCGCCGTCAATGACCGCCACCACAGCGGCGCGCTGGAGCGCATCTTCGAAGCCGGTTACCGCGAATTCACCAAGCTGCGCGGACAAAAGACGATCGATCCCACTGCCGTGGTCGACGGCGCGCGGCGCGGGATGCGCGCCACCTACCAGCGCGAGATCGACGACCTCGAAGCGCACCTGGCCTTCCTCGCCTCGGTCGGCTCCGTCTCGCCCTACGTCGGCCTGTTCGGCACGGTGTGGGGCATCATGCATGCCTTCCGCGGCCTGGCCAACATGAGCACGGCGACGCTGTCCGCCGTCGCGCCCGGCATTGCCGAAGCGCTGGTCGCCACCGCGATCGGCCTCTTCGCCGCGATCCCGGCGGTGATCGCCTACAACCGCTTCGCCCATGACGTGGATCGCCTCGCGGTGCGCTTCGAGAGCTTCATGGAAGAGTTTTCCAACATCCTGCAGCGGCAGATGCGATGA
- the tolR gene encoding protein TolR → MNEINVVPYIDVMLVLLVIFMVTAPMIQTGSVDLPSVGKSTQPPVAPLEVIIKADASLALRDRSTGGPEQVVTRADLAGRIKQAQAANPQQAVLIAGDRSVKYEAVLGVMDELQRQQVAKIGLLVQPMAAK, encoded by the coding sequence ATGAATGAAATCAACGTCGTGCCCTACATCGACGTGATGCTGGTGCTGCTTGTCATCTTCATGGTCACCGCGCCGATGATCCAGACCGGCAGCGTCGATCTGCCGAGCGTCGGCAAGAGCACGCAACCCCCGGTCGCGCCGCTGGAAGTCATCATCAAGGCCGATGCCTCGCTGGCCCTGCGCGACCGGTCCACGGGCGGCCCGGAGCAGGTTGTGACCCGCGCCGACCTGGCCGGCCGGATCAAGCAAGCCCAGGCCGCCAATCCCCAGCAGGCGGTGCTGATCGCCGGCGATCGCAGCGTCAAGTACGAAGCGGTACTGGGCGTCATGGACGAATTGCAGCGCCAGCAGGTGGCGAAGATCGGCCTTCTGGTGCAACCGATGGCGGCAAAATAG
- a CDS encoding energy transducer TonB: MGNESPILPPANKAGQRASIALAIAVHLLLAGFLFYGVRWQTKATDVVEVELVRATAEPAAPPPVAVPPAPTVVEPPPAPKVEPAPPPPKPDIAIKDKEKPKPPPKVEPPRPRVDPFQEQLKREAEQLTQRKQADSAAQELSQMKAAQAAASRNKAIADYLGRIRGKIRGNIVLPPEIKGNPEALFDITQLPSGEVIAVRLKRSSGNAALDTAIERAILKSSPLPQPPQAELFSRLIELRYRPLDD, encoded by the coding sequence ATGGGCAACGAATCGCCGATCCTGCCGCCCGCCAACAAGGCCGGCCAGCGCGCTTCCATCGCACTGGCCATCGCGGTGCATCTGCTGCTGGCCGGCTTCCTGTTCTATGGCGTGCGCTGGCAGACCAAGGCCACCGACGTGGTCGAAGTGGAACTGGTGCGCGCGACTGCCGAGCCTGCCGCCCCCCCGCCGGTCGCCGTACCGCCAGCGCCGACTGTTGTCGAGCCACCTCCGGCACCGAAGGTGGAACCCGCGCCGCCGCCGCCCAAGCCCGACATCGCCATCAAGGACAAGGAAAAACCCAAGCCGCCGCCAAAAGTGGAGCCGCCCCGACCGCGCGTCGATCCATTCCAGGAGCAGCTCAAACGCGAGGCCGAACAGCTGACCCAGCGCAAACAGGCCGACAGCGCGGCGCAGGAGCTCTCGCAGATGAAGGCGGCGCAGGCTGCCGCCTCGCGCAACAAGGCGATTGCCGACTATCTCGGCCGCATCCGCGGCAAGATTCGCGGCAACATCGTCCTGCCGCCGGAAATCAAGGGGAATCCGGAGGCGCTGTTCGATATCACGCAGTTGCCGAGCGGCGAAGTCATCGCCGTGCGCCTCAAGCGCTCGTCCGGCAATGCCGCGCTCGACACCGCCATCGAGCGAGCCATCCTCAAATCCAGCCCGCTGCCGCAACCGCCGCAGGCCGAGTTGTTCTCGCGCCTGATCGAGCTGCGCTATCGACCGCTGGATGATTGA